The following are encoded in a window of Rosa chinensis cultivar Old Blush chromosome 4, RchiOBHm-V2, whole genome shotgun sequence genomic DNA:
- the LOC112200750 gene encoding L-type lectin-domain containing receptor kinase IV.1 isoform X1 has translation MYFKLVIILLVLVVEAAEGFGFTYNGFESVTFQNDSWSGVMVDGLLRLDQGDIFYPEPVTFKKDSSSGSEVSSFSTTFVFAIRSEYKTLRDHGLAFVIFPDQHILFSGSDNRNMSNHVFAVELDTIHSKDSVDIDDNHVGIDINGFDSLKSATAGYYVNNDPRHRRKLNLTSGNPMTVWVEYDGGRKRINVFLAPIDVGKKPQIPLLSLKYDLSPVFNETMYIGFSASSSSVITFHYILGWSFQMNRQAQELVPSLLPKLPRIGDKEVSKLLTFGVPVMAVSLVMLAISLVVFVMRRKKYAELLEDWELEYGPQRFKYEELYRATKGFGKQALLGVGGFGEVYRGILPSSKLDIAVKRVSHKSRQGMKEFVAEIVSLGRLRHRNLVQLLGYCRRNGELLLVYYYMPNGSLDKYLYNQPKVTLNWSQRFKVIKGVASGLCYLHEEWEQVVIHRDVKASNVLLDQDLNGRLGDFGLARLCAHGTDPQTTHVAGTLGYLAPEHARTGRATMSTDVFAFGAFLLEVACGRRPIETQGPEEDIVLAHRVFSCWNRGNILEARDQNLGNDFVVEEVELVLKLALLCSCSQPATRPSMRQVMQYLEGDIALPELSLLRLYSSGLAFVNDEGSDDVELAYQCSYVPESTLLSGGR, from the exons ATGTATTTCAAGCTTGTAATAATTCTCCTAGTACTTGTCGTAGAAGCAGCTGAAGGTTTCGGCTTCACCTACAATGGTTTCGAGTCAGTAACCTTCCAAAACGACTCATGGAGCGGAGTCATGGTTGATGGTTTATTGAGATTAGATCAAGGGGATATCTTCTACCCCGAGCCAGTAACCTTCAAAAAGGACTCATCATCCGGTTCAGAAGTTTCCTCCTTCTCTACCACTTTCGTCTTCGCTATCAGATCAGAATACAAAACTCTCAGAGACCATGGACTCGCCTTTGTTATCTTTCCAGACCAGCACATCCTTTTCAGTGGCTCCGACAATCGGAATATGAGCAATCATGTTTTTGCTGTGGAGCTCGACACGATTCACAGCAAAGATTCCGTTGACATCGATGACAATCATGTTGGGATCGACATCAATGGATTCGACTCTTTGAAGTCAGCAACAGCAGGATACTACGTTAACAACGACCCAAGGCACCGAAGGAAATTGAACCTCACCAGTGGTAATCCAATGACAGTTTGGGTGGAGTATGATGGTGGCCGGAAGCGAATTAATGTTTTTTTGGCTCCAATTGATGTTGGTAAGAAACCACAAATTCCACTCTTGTCTTTGAAATATGACCTTTCCCCAGTCTTTAACGAAACTATGTATATTGGCTTCTCCGCATCCTCCAGCTCAGTCATTACATTCCATTATATTTTGGGCTGGAGCTTTCAGATGAATCGCCAAGCTCAAGAACTTGTTCCTTCACTGCTTCCCAAATTGCCTAGGATAGGAGACAAAGAAGTGTCTAAACTTCTGACCTTTGGTGTGCCTGTGATGGCTGTGAGTTTAGTTATGCTAGCGATTTCTCTTGTGGTTTTTGTCATGAGAAGGAAGAAGTACGCAGAACTACTTGAAGATTGGGAGCTCGAGTATGGGCCTCAAAGGTTTAAATACGAAGAATTGTATAGAGCCACTAAAGGGTTTGGAAAGCAAGCGCTCTTGGGTGTTGGGGGATTTGGTGAGGTCTATAGAGGTATATTACCCAGCTCTAAGCTTGACATTGCTGTGAAGAGGGTTTCGCATAAATCAAGGCAGGGAATGAAGGAATTTGTTGCAGAAATTGTTAGCCTTGGCCGGCTCCGTCACCGGAATTTAGTACAACTCTTGGGCTATTGCAG GCGAAATGGTGAACTACTTTTGGTGTATTACTACATGCCTAATGGTAGCTTGGACAAGTACCTCTACAACCAACCGAAGGTGACTCTCAACTGGAGTCAGAGATTTAAAGTCATCAAAGGTGTGGCTTCAGGGTTGTGTTATCTTCATGAGGAGTGGGAACAAGTAGTAATTCACAGAGATGTGAAGGCTAGCAATGTGCTACTAGACCAGGATTTGAATGGAAGACTGGGAGATTTTGGACTTGCAAGATTATGTGCCCATGGAACAGACCCTCAAACTACTCATGTAGCTGGTACACTTGGGTATTTAGCCCCGGAGCATGCAAGAACAGGTCGGGCCACCATGAGCACAGACGTGTTTGCTTTTGGGGCATTTTTGCTCGAAGTTGCTTGTGGAAGAAGGCCAATAGAGACACAAGGACCAGAGGAGGATATTGTTTTGGCTCATCGGGTTTTTTCGTGTTGGAATAGAGGTAATATTCTAGAGGCAAGAGATCAAAACTTGGGTAACGATTTTGTTGTTGAGGAAGTGGAATTGGTGCTGAAGCTTGCATTGTTGTGCTCTTGTTCGCAGCCAGCAACCAGGCCAAGCATGCGACAAGTGATGCAGTATTTGGAGGGTGATATTGCTCTTCCGGAGTTGTCACTTCTTCGGCTCTATTCAAGTGGTTTAGCATTTGTGAATGATGAAGGTTCTGATGATGTTGAACTGGCGTATCAGTGTTCATATGTTCCAGAGTCGACTCTCCTATCAGGTGGTCGCTGA
- the LOC112200750 gene encoding L-type lectin-domain containing receptor kinase IV.1 isoform X4, which translates to MNRQAQELVPSLLPKLPRIGDKEVSKLLTFGVPVMAVSLVMLAISLVVFVMRRKKYAELLEDWELEYGPQRFKYEELYRATKGFGKQALLGVGGFGEVYRGILPSSKLDIAVKRVSHKSRQGMKEFVAEIVSLGRLRHRNLVQLLGYCRRNGELLLVYYYMPNGSLDKYLYNQPKVTLNWSQRFKVIKGVASGLCYLHEEWEQVVIHRDVKASNVLLDQDLNGRLGDFGLARLCAHGTDPQTTHVAGTLGYLAPEHARTGRATMSTDVFAFGAFLLEVACGRRPIETQGPEEDIVLAHRVFSCWNRGNILEARDQNLGNDFVVEEVELVLKLALLCSCSQPATRPSMRQVMQYLEGDIALPELSLLRLYSSGLAFVNDEGSDDVELAYQCSYVPESTLLSGGR; encoded by the exons ATGAATCGCCAAGCTCAAGAACTTGTTCCTTCACTGCTTCCCAAATTGCCTAGGATAGGAGACAAAGAAGTGTCTAAACTTCTGACCTTTGGTGTGCCTGTGATGGCTGTGAGTTTAGTTATGCTAGCGATTTCTCTTGTGGTTTTTGTCATGAGAAGGAAGAAGTACGCAGAACTACTTGAAGATTGGGAGCTCGAGTATGGGCCTCAAAGGTTTAAATACGAAGAATTGTATAGAGCCACTAAAGGGTTTGGAAAGCAAGCGCTCTTGGGTGTTGGGGGATTTGGTGAGGTCTATAGAGGTATATTACCCAGCTCTAAGCTTGACATTGCTGTGAAGAGGGTTTCGCATAAATCAAGGCAGGGAATGAAGGAATTTGTTGCAGAAATTGTTAGCCTTGGCCGGCTCCGTCACCGGAATTTAGTACAACTCTTGGGCTATTGCAG GCGAAATGGTGAACTACTTTTGGTGTATTACTACATGCCTAATGGTAGCTTGGACAAGTACCTCTACAACCAACCGAAGGTGACTCTCAACTGGAGTCAGAGATTTAAAGTCATCAAAGGTGTGGCTTCAGGGTTGTGTTATCTTCATGAGGAGTGGGAACAAGTAGTAATTCACAGAGATGTGAAGGCTAGCAATGTGCTACTAGACCAGGATTTGAATGGAAGACTGGGAGATTTTGGACTTGCAAGATTATGTGCCCATGGAACAGACCCTCAAACTACTCATGTAGCTGGTACACTTGGGTATTTAGCCCCGGAGCATGCAAGAACAGGTCGGGCCACCATGAGCACAGACGTGTTTGCTTTTGGGGCATTTTTGCTCGAAGTTGCTTGTGGAAGAAGGCCAATAGAGACACAAGGACCAGAGGAGGATATTGTTTTGGCTCATCGGGTTTTTTCGTGTTGGAATAGAGGTAATATTCTAGAGGCAAGAGATCAAAACTTGGGTAACGATTTTGTTGTTGAGGAAGTGGAATTGGTGCTGAAGCTTGCATTGTTGTGCTCTTGTTCGCAGCCAGCAACCAGGCCAAGCATGCGACAAGTGATGCAGTATTTGGAGGGTGATATTGCTCTTCCGGAGTTGTCACTTCTTCGGCTCTATTCAAGTGGTTTAGCATTTGTGAATGATGAAGGTTCTGATGATGTTGAACTGGCGTATCAGTGTTCATATGTTCCAGAGTCGACTCTCCTATCAGGTGGTCGCTGA
- the LOC112200365 gene encoding L-type lectin-domain containing receptor kinase S.4 encodes MADPLILFSALLLLSIPVSSQVSELFFPGFKHVGTNITLKGIADIAKDLGILKLTHDNIRWQGSAFYTSPIRFKNSTNGKAFSFSTSFAFTIVPEYPKLGGHGFAFTIAPSKDLISLPGRYLGLFNSSDIGNSSTHIFAIEFDTVQDFEFGDINDNHVGIDLNSLISNASAEAAYYTDATTKQNLKLKSGKAIQAWIDYDSAQNVINVTISPLSSKPKTPLISFHVDLSLIFEEFMYVGFSASTGLITSSHYILGWSFKIDGQPQPLHLASLPKIPIPRKDHSALKIGVSVAAVILALSVISISIYIFIRKLKNAEPIESWELELGPHRYSYQELKKATKRFRGKELLGEGGFGQVFKGTLPSSKTQVAVKRISNDSKQGLREFVAEIASIGRLRHRNLVQLLGWCRRRGDLMLVYDYMENGSLDTYLFDEPKSVLSWEQRFQIIKGIASALHYLHDGFEQVVLHRDVKASNVLLDSEMNGRLGDFGLARLHEHGSNSNTTRVAGTLGYLAPELPTTGKASTGSDVYAFGALLLEVVCGRRPIEPKVMPEELVLVDWVWNRYKEGKILGVVDRRLDGVYDEREVVMVVKLGLMCSAHGPRARPNMRLVVRCLDGEVEIPEELRPPTGSHVTGFDDL; translated from the coding sequence ATGGCAGATCCTCTGATATTGTTTTCTGCTCTTCTTCTGCTCTCAATACCAGTTTCATCTCAGGTCAGTGAGCTCTTCTTTCCTGGTTTTAAACATGTGGGCACTAACATAACCTTGAAAGGAATAGCAGATATCGCAAAAGATCTTGGCATTCTCAAATTGACCCATGACAACATTAGATGGCAGGGTAGTGCCTTTTACACTTCACCAATTCGATTCAAAAACTCCACAAATGGCAAGGCCTTCTCTTTCTCCACCTCATTTGCTTTCACTATAGTTCCTGAGTATCCAAAGCTCGGCGGCCATGGCTTTGCTTTCACAATCGCCCCATCTAAGGATCTCATTTCTCTGCCTGGTCGATATCTAGGTCTCTTCAATAGCAGTGATATTGGCAACTCCTCCACACACATCTTTGCAATCGAATTCGACACTGTTCAAGACTTTGAATTTGGAGATATCAATGACAATCATGTAGGGATCGACCTGAACAGCTTGATATCAAATGCCTCAGCTGAAGCTGCATATTACACAGATGCTACAACCAAACAAAACTTAAAACTCAAGAGTGGGAAAGCAATTCAAGCCTGGATAGACTATGATTCAGCTCAAAATGTAATCAATGTCACAATCTCACCACTCTCttccaaacccaaaaccccactTATTTCTTTCCATGTAGATCTCTCCCTGATTTTCGAAGAGTTCATGTATGTTGGGTTCTCGGCTTCAACAGGTCTGATTACCAGCTCCCACTACATTCTGGGCTGGAGCTTCAAGATTGATGGACAGCCCCAACCCCTTCATCTGGCCTCTCTTCCTAAAATTCCAATACCCAGAAAAGATCACTCAGCTCTGAAAATCGGAGTCTCAGTGGCCGCCGTTATTCTTGCTCTATCTGTAATCTCCATATCCATCTACATATTCATCAGGAAGCTCAAGAACGCCGAGCCAATCGAGTCATGGGAGCTCGAGCTCGGCCCACACAGATACTCCTACCAAGAACTGAAAAAAGCCACAAAAAGGTTCAGAGGAAAAGAGCTCCTCGGCGAAGGCGGGTTCGGCCAAGTGTTCAAAGGAACACTCCCCAGTTCCAAAACCCAAGTAGCCGTCAAGCGAATCTCGAACGATTCGAAACAGGGTCTAAGGGAATTCGTGGCTGAAATCGCAAGCATAGGTAGGCTCCGGCATAGAAATCTAGTCCAATTATTGGGATGGTGTCGCCGAAGAGGCGACCTAATGCTGGTCTATGATTACATGGAAAATGGAAGCTTGGATACTTATTTGTTTGATGAGCCGAAATCGGTGTTGAGTTGGGAACAGAGATTTCAGATCATAAAGGGGATTGCTTCCGCGCTTCATTACCTACACGACGGGTTTGAGCAGGTTGTGCTTCACAGAGATGTCAAGGCCAGCAATGTGTTGCTGGATAGCGAAATGAATGGAAGGCTTGGGGATTTTGGGTTGGCGAGGCTGCATGAACATGGGTCGAACTCGAATACGACTAGGGTCGCGGGTACGCTCGGGTATTTGGCTCCGGAGTTGCCCACAACCGGGAAGGCGAGTACAGGTTCGGATGTGTATGCGTTCGGCGCGCTTTTGCTGGAGGTGGTATGCGGGCGGAGGCCCATTGAGCCCAAAGTGATGCCCGAGGAGTTGGTTTTGGTGGACTGGGTTTGGAATAGGTATAAAGAGGGGAAGATACTTGGGGTGGTGGATCGGAGGCTTGATGGGGTTTATGATGAGCGGGAAGTGGTgatggtggtgaagttggggttgATGTGCTCGGCCCATGGGCCGAGAGCCAGGCCCAATATGAGGCTGGTGGTGAGGTGTTTGGATGGGGAGGTTGAGATTCCGGAGGAACTGAGACCACCAACTGGGTCCCATGTGACCGGGTTTGATGACTTGTGA
- the LOC112198320 gene encoding uncharacterized protein LOC112198320 isoform X1, which produces MAITGIEDWRYWNWIAAEESRSQKWYEPEWWKFGDIKSYFCHASAPIIISFIKVQALQKRIDVIGGLSLSLTHIHKLLYKIWCQPVPIQLIYFLRCFLLQKPFVLVYDLFALWWWIKVKPDVGRWFKRHESNIHEMFAACTM; this is translated from the exons ATGGCTATAACAGGGATTGAGGATTGGCGATACTGGAACTGGATTGCTGCTGAAGAATCAAG GAGTCAAAAGTGGTATGAACCAGAATGGTGGAAGTTTGGTGATATAAAATC ATATTTTTGCCATGCTTCAG CTCCTATCATCATTAGTTTCATCAAGGTACaagcactacaaaaaagaattgatGTAATTG GAGGTCTGTCTCTCTCCCTCACACATATACACAAGTTACTATATAAAATTTGGTGCCAGCCCGTGCCGATTCAGTTGATTTACTTCTTAAGGTGTTTTTTGTTACAGAAGCCATTTGTGCTGGTGTATGATTTATTTGCTTTGTGGTGGTGGATCAAAGTTAAACCAGATGTAGGGAGATGGTTTAAAAGACATGAATCCAATATCCATGAGATGTTTGCAGCCTGCACAATGTAG
- the LOC112200750 gene encoding L-type lectin-domain containing receptor kinase IV.1 isoform X2 → MYFKLVIILLVLVVEAAEGFGFTYNGFESVTFQNDSWSGVMVDGLLRLDQGDIFYPEPVTFKKDSSSGSEVSSFSTTFVFAIRSEYKTLRDHGLAFVIFPDQHILFSGSDNRNMSNHVFAVELDTIHSKDSVDIDDNHVGIDINGFDSLKSATAGYYVNNDPRHRRKLNLTSGNPMTVWVEYDGGRKRINVFLAPIDVVITFHYILGWSFQMNRQAQELVPSLLPKLPRIGDKEVSKLLTFGVPVMAVSLVMLAISLVVFVMRRKKYAELLEDWELEYGPQRFKYEELYRATKGFGKQALLGVGGFGEVYRGILPSSKLDIAVKRVSHKSRQGMKEFVAEIVSLGRLRHRNLVQLLGYCRRNGELLLVYYYMPNGSLDKYLYNQPKVTLNWSQRFKVIKGVASGLCYLHEEWEQVVIHRDVKASNVLLDQDLNGRLGDFGLARLCAHGTDPQTTHVAGTLGYLAPEHARTGRATMSTDVFAFGAFLLEVACGRRPIETQGPEEDIVLAHRVFSCWNRGNILEARDQNLGNDFVVEEVELVLKLALLCSCSQPATRPSMRQVMQYLEGDIALPELSLLRLYSSGLAFVNDEGSDDVELAYQCSYVPESTLLSGGR, encoded by the exons ATGTATTTCAAGCTTGTAATAATTCTCCTAGTACTTGTCGTAGAAGCAGCTGAAGGTTTCGGCTTCACCTACAATGGTTTCGAGTCAGTAACCTTCCAAAACGACTCATGGAGCGGAGTCATGGTTGATGGTTTATTGAGATTAGATCAAGGGGATATCTTCTACCCCGAGCCAGTAACCTTCAAAAAGGACTCATCATCCGGTTCAGAAGTTTCCTCCTTCTCTACCACTTTCGTCTTCGCTATCAGATCAGAATACAAAACTCTCAGAGACCATGGACTCGCCTTTGTTATCTTTCCAGACCAGCACATCCTTTTCAGTGGCTCCGACAATCGGAATATGAGCAATCATGTTTTTGCTGTGGAGCTCGACACGATTCACAGCAAAGATTCCGTTGACATCGATGACAATCATGTTGGGATCGACATCAATGGATTCGACTCTTTGAAGTCAGCAACAGCAGGATACTACGTTAACAACGACCCAAGGCACCGAAGGAAATTGAACCTCACCAGTGGTAATCCAATGACAGTTTGGGTGGAGTATGATGGTGGCCGGAAGCGAATTAATGTTTTTTTGGCTCCAATTGATGTTG TCATTACATTCCATTATATTTTGGGCTGGAGCTTTCAGATGAATCGCCAAGCTCAAGAACTTGTTCCTTCACTGCTTCCCAAATTGCCTAGGATAGGAGACAAAGAAGTGTCTAAACTTCTGACCTTTGGTGTGCCTGTGATGGCTGTGAGTTTAGTTATGCTAGCGATTTCTCTTGTGGTTTTTGTCATGAGAAGGAAGAAGTACGCAGAACTACTTGAAGATTGGGAGCTCGAGTATGGGCCTCAAAGGTTTAAATACGAAGAATTGTATAGAGCCACTAAAGGGTTTGGAAAGCAAGCGCTCTTGGGTGTTGGGGGATTTGGTGAGGTCTATAGAGGTATATTACCCAGCTCTAAGCTTGACATTGCTGTGAAGAGGGTTTCGCATAAATCAAGGCAGGGAATGAAGGAATTTGTTGCAGAAATTGTTAGCCTTGGCCGGCTCCGTCACCGGAATTTAGTACAACTCTTGGGCTATTGCAG GCGAAATGGTGAACTACTTTTGGTGTATTACTACATGCCTAATGGTAGCTTGGACAAGTACCTCTACAACCAACCGAAGGTGACTCTCAACTGGAGTCAGAGATTTAAAGTCATCAAAGGTGTGGCTTCAGGGTTGTGTTATCTTCATGAGGAGTGGGAACAAGTAGTAATTCACAGAGATGTGAAGGCTAGCAATGTGCTACTAGACCAGGATTTGAATGGAAGACTGGGAGATTTTGGACTTGCAAGATTATGTGCCCATGGAACAGACCCTCAAACTACTCATGTAGCTGGTACACTTGGGTATTTAGCCCCGGAGCATGCAAGAACAGGTCGGGCCACCATGAGCACAGACGTGTTTGCTTTTGGGGCATTTTTGCTCGAAGTTGCTTGTGGAAGAAGGCCAATAGAGACACAAGGACCAGAGGAGGATATTGTTTTGGCTCATCGGGTTTTTTCGTGTTGGAATAGAGGTAATATTCTAGAGGCAAGAGATCAAAACTTGGGTAACGATTTTGTTGTTGAGGAAGTGGAATTGGTGCTGAAGCTTGCATTGTTGTGCTCTTGTTCGCAGCCAGCAACCAGGCCAAGCATGCGACAAGTGATGCAGTATTTGGAGGGTGATATTGCTCTTCCGGAGTTGTCACTTCTTCGGCTCTATTCAAGTGGTTTAGCATTTGTGAATGATGAAGGTTCTGATGATGTTGAACTGGCGTATCAGTGTTCATATGTTCCAGAGTCGACTCTCCTATCAGGTGGTCGCTGA
- the LOC112200750 gene encoding L-type lectin-domain containing receptor kinase IV.1 isoform X3 → MYFKLVIILLVLVVEAAEGFGFTYNGFESVTFQNDSWSGVMVDGLLRLDQGDIFYPEPVTFKKDSSSGSEVSSFSTTFVFAIRSEYKTLRDHGLAFVIFPDQHILFSGSDNRNMSNHVFAVELDTIHSKDSVDIDDNHVGIDINGFDSLKSATAGYYVNNDPRHRRKLNLTSGNPMTVWVEYDGGRKRINVFLAPIDVGKKPQIPLLSLKYDLSPVFNETMYIGFSASSSSVITFHYILGWSFQMNRQAQELVPSLLPKLPRIGDKEVSKLLTFGVPVMAVSLVMLAISLVVFVMRRKKYAELLEDWELEYGPQRFKYEELYRATKGFGKQALLGVGGFGEVYRGILPSSKLDIAVKRVSHKSRQGMKEFVAEIVSLGRLRHRNLVQLLGYCRRNGELLLVYYYMPNGSLDKYLYNQPKVTLNWSQRFKVIKGVASGLCYLHEEWEQVVIHRDVKASNVLLDQDLNGRLGDFGLARLCAHGTDPQTTHVAGTLGYLAPEHARTGRATMSTDVFAFGAFLLEVACGRRPIETQGPEEDIVLAHRVFSCWNRASNQAKHATSDAVFGG, encoded by the exons ATGTATTTCAAGCTTGTAATAATTCTCCTAGTACTTGTCGTAGAAGCAGCTGAAGGTTTCGGCTTCACCTACAATGGTTTCGAGTCAGTAACCTTCCAAAACGACTCATGGAGCGGAGTCATGGTTGATGGTTTATTGAGATTAGATCAAGGGGATATCTTCTACCCCGAGCCAGTAACCTTCAAAAAGGACTCATCATCCGGTTCAGAAGTTTCCTCCTTCTCTACCACTTTCGTCTTCGCTATCAGATCAGAATACAAAACTCTCAGAGACCATGGACTCGCCTTTGTTATCTTTCCAGACCAGCACATCCTTTTCAGTGGCTCCGACAATCGGAATATGAGCAATCATGTTTTTGCTGTGGAGCTCGACACGATTCACAGCAAAGATTCCGTTGACATCGATGACAATCATGTTGGGATCGACATCAATGGATTCGACTCTTTGAAGTCAGCAACAGCAGGATACTACGTTAACAACGACCCAAGGCACCGAAGGAAATTGAACCTCACCAGTGGTAATCCAATGACAGTTTGGGTGGAGTATGATGGTGGCCGGAAGCGAATTAATGTTTTTTTGGCTCCAATTGATGTTGGTAAGAAACCACAAATTCCACTCTTGTCTTTGAAATATGACCTTTCCCCAGTCTTTAACGAAACTATGTATATTGGCTTCTCCGCATCCTCCAGCTCAGTCATTACATTCCATTATATTTTGGGCTGGAGCTTTCAGATGAATCGCCAAGCTCAAGAACTTGTTCCTTCACTGCTTCCCAAATTGCCTAGGATAGGAGACAAAGAAGTGTCTAAACTTCTGACCTTTGGTGTGCCTGTGATGGCTGTGAGTTTAGTTATGCTAGCGATTTCTCTTGTGGTTTTTGTCATGAGAAGGAAGAAGTACGCAGAACTACTTGAAGATTGGGAGCTCGAGTATGGGCCTCAAAGGTTTAAATACGAAGAATTGTATAGAGCCACTAAAGGGTTTGGAAAGCAAGCGCTCTTGGGTGTTGGGGGATTTGGTGAGGTCTATAGAGGTATATTACCCAGCTCTAAGCTTGACATTGCTGTGAAGAGGGTTTCGCATAAATCAAGGCAGGGAATGAAGGAATTTGTTGCAGAAATTGTTAGCCTTGGCCGGCTCCGTCACCGGAATTTAGTACAACTCTTGGGCTATTGCAG GCGAAATGGTGAACTACTTTTGGTGTATTACTACATGCCTAATGGTAGCTTGGACAAGTACCTCTACAACCAACCGAAGGTGACTCTCAACTGGAGTCAGAGATTTAAAGTCATCAAAGGTGTGGCTTCAGGGTTGTGTTATCTTCATGAGGAGTGGGAACAAGTAGTAATTCACAGAGATGTGAAGGCTAGCAATGTGCTACTAGACCAGGATTTGAATGGAAGACTGGGAGATTTTGGACTTGCAAGATTATGTGCCCATGGAACAGACCCTCAAACTACTCATGTAGCTGGTACACTTGGGTATTTAGCCCCGGAGCATGCAAGAACAGGTCGGGCCACCATGAGCACAGACGTGTTTGCTTTTGGGGCATTTTTGCTCGAAGTTGCTTGTGGAAGAAGGCCAATAGAGACACAAGGACCAGAGGAGGATATTGTTTTGGCTCATCGGGTTTTTTCGTGTTGGAATAGAG CCAGCAACCAGGCCAAGCATGCGACAAGTGATGCAGTATTTGGAGGGTGA
- the LOC112198320 gene encoding uncharacterized protein LOC112198320 isoform X2 — protein sequence MAITGIEDWRYWNWIAAEESRSQKWYEPEWWKFGDIKSYFCHASAPIIISFIKVQALQKRIDVIAFVYISYVVLLDRRSHLCWCMIYLLCGGGSKLNQM from the exons ATGGCTATAACAGGGATTGAGGATTGGCGATACTGGAACTGGATTGCTGCTGAAGAATCAAG GAGTCAAAAGTGGTATGAACCAGAATGGTGGAAGTTTGGTGATATAAAATC ATATTTTTGCCATGCTTCAG CTCCTATCATCATTAGTTTCATCAAGGTACaagcactacaaaaaagaattgatGTAATTG CTTTTGTTTATATTTCTTACGTGGTTCTCTTGGACAGGAG AAGCCATTTGTGCTGGTGTATGATTTATTTGCTTTGTGGTGGTGGATCAAAGTTAAACCAGATGTAG
- the LOC112200366 gene encoding uncharacterized protein LOC112200366, translating into MDSSQISSSSLSSNGTVEYCNSVLAAFDLEQDLLLRMCANNNLLLAENLDGEEDDAQSCRRGAIPGHIVVYRDREAAAHNLFTDYFAEVPRFGEQKFRRRFRMSKSLFYRIADAVKNHDNFFMQQRDGIGRLGLSSFVKITAVFRMLAYGVPADSLDEYLKIGESTAIRCMKKFCRAIVEIFGEQYLRKPTAIDVARLLHIGEERGFPAAGKSPPCHYFIKDKAYDVGYYLADGIYPKWSTLVQTIHDPQGRKKQFFATKQESCRKDVERAFGVLQSRWAIVKGAARFWDKRVLHDIMTTCIIMHNMIIEDERDLTAPIREFNQAPAPTVEMVVDEDARFNQFLARNSSRVLHLLLTFGSPLQFSSGFGGSGGSGGVPHAGGSSGFGTSSGGGVPQYNESGGFGTSDGYGGSDANLPEY; encoded by the exons ATGGATTCATCCCAAATATCATCATCCTCTCTTTCTTCAAATGGAACCGTTGAGTATTGCAATTCTGTCTTGGCCGCATTTGATCTGGAACAAGATTTGTTACTTCGTATGTGTGCTAACAACAATCTCCTCTTAGCAGAAAATCTCGACGGCGAAGAAGATGATGCTCAATCATGCCGGAGAGGTGCAATTCCTGGTCACATAGTTGTTTATCGTGATCGAGAAGCTGCTGCACACAATTTGTTTACAGATTATTTTGCGGAGGTCCCCCGATTTGGTGAGCAAAAATTTCGCAGACGTTTTCGAATGAGTAAAagtttattttatcggattgctgATGCGGTCAAAAATCATGACAATTTCTTTATGCAACAACGCGATGGAATTGGTAGGCTCGGATTGTCATCCTTTGTAAAAATCACAGCTGTTTTTCGAATGCTTGCATATGGTGTACCAGCTGATTCTCTCGATGAATACTTAAAAATTGGTGAGTCCACAGCAATTAGATGCATGAAAAAGTTTTGTCGGGCTATTGTAGAAATATTTGGAGAGCAATATCTCAGAAAACCAACAGCTATTGATGTTGCAAGACTCCTTCATATTGGTGAAGAACGTGGGTTTCC TGCTGCAGGTAAATCACCTCCATGTCATTATTTTATTAAGGATAAGGCTTATGATGTCGGTTATTACTTAGCTGATGGCATATATCCCAAGTGGTCCACACTTGTTCAAACAATTCATGATCCTCAAGGAcgaaaaaaacaattttttgcCACAAAGCAAGAATCATGTAGGAAAGATGTTGAACGTGCTTTTGGAGTACTTCAATCACGTTGGGCAATTGTTAAGGGTGCAGCACGTTTTTGGGATAAACGTGTTTTACATGATATAATGACTACATGCATCATTATGCACAATATGATCATTGAGGATGAGCGTGATTTGACAGCTCCGATTAGAGAATTTAATCAGGCGCCAGCCCCTACTGTTGAGATGGTCGTTGATGAAGATGCACGATTTAATCAGTTTCTTGCTCGAAATAG TTCTCGTGTGTTACATTTATTACTTACATTTGGTAGTCCTTTACAATTTTCAAGTGGATTCGGAGGAAGTGGTGGGAGTGGAGGAGTACCACATGCTGGAGGAAGTAGTGGGTTTGGAACAAGTAGCGGTGGAGGAGTGCCTCAGTACAATGAAAGTGGTGGATTCGGAACAAGCGATGGTTATGGAGGAAGTGATGCTAATCTACCGGAATACTAG